One Eptesicus fuscus isolate TK198812 chromosome 13, DD_ASM_mEF_20220401, whole genome shotgun sequence genomic window, aaaaaaactccttcaGAAATGTGAACTTTCTCACCATATTCTATCACTGTACTAGAAGGATCTAGGTAAacataagaaaattttaaaatattatcccaAGAAATAGAAGGGAGATTAACTAGATTATATACATTGTCCCTTAAAACATGAAGATcctattattttaatatgaagCTTTCTTCTGAGTCAGGAAGAACAAGCAAGTTGAAGGTCTATGCTCAGACATTCAGAACACAGTGTCTAATAAATGAGACACTGGAAGGAGAGCCTGCTAAACAATGGACATAAGTACATAAGTTATAAGTATAAACAGAGAACACTACACGCCAACATGAAGCAGGGCAGGGGAAAAAACAGGTCAAAATCACAGTGACAGTAGGCAGGCAAGAGAGGCAGAGACACAGCAGGAAACAGTGATGGCTGTTTGTTCCTGGGCTGTATCTTCTTCTACTTAAAATTGACTGGAGTCCTtagctggatagctcagttgggtAAAGGTCATCCCCATACTataaggttatgggtttgatactcagtcagggtacataaaagaatcaaccaatggcccagccagcatggctcaatggttgagcatcacaGTTCATttctcattcagggcacatgcctaggttgtgggcttgaccctcagtgtggggcatgcaagagacagccaattgattatgctctcatcattgatgtttctatcttttactccctctcccttcctctcaaatgaataaaaatatgtattttttaaaagaatcaaccaatgaatgcataaataaatggaacaacaaatcagtttctctctcttttactttttctctaaatcaataaataaaaataaaaatctatattaataatagaggaatatgcaaattgtccagaatgccatcacagtaacagtaatgaccagcaggctgcctggggtgacaaggccagcaggggggttagtgagggacgaccaaatgactgaacagcaggctgcgtggggcaaccaggccggcagggggagtagtgaggggcgaccaggctggtgggggcacagttggggacaaccaggccggcaggggggcagttaggggcgatcaggctggcaagcagaggtggttaggggtgatcaggctggcaggggggaagtaaggggtgatcaggcaggcaggcaggtgagcagttagaaaaCAGCAGTcccgcattgtgagagggatgtctgactgccgggatcgggcctaaaccagcagtcagacttcccccgaggggtcccatattggagagggtgcaggctgggctgaggggaccccccaccccatgcacgaattttgtgcactgggcctctagtatataaataaatatcactGACTTGACACCACCCGGTATATGTGTGCACATCGCCTTTCTTCCGGAAGAAACTAATTCTAATGCCCCAAGTTAGCATCATATTAACTCCACAATAAGAAGATAATATTCTCTATGGGCTTCTTCTAGATCAGTCCAAACTATGAAGAAAAATTTGCAAGTTCCATTCATCATTTGTCATCTGAGACGAGTTTCTTGCTCCAGAACTTCCTCATGGCATTTTTCACCTCCGCATTCCTCAGTGTATATATCAAAGGGTTGAGCAAAGGTGTTCCAAGTGTATAAAACACAGCTATCATCTTATCCACGGGGTAAGTGGTCGCAGGGCGggtatatataaaaatgcaaggaCCAAAGAACAAGATGACCACGATGATGTGGGAGACGCAGGTGGAGAGGGCTTTTCTCCTCCCTTCAGCACTGTGGTTTCTCAGAGAAAGCAAGATGATCACATAGGAGAACATCAGCATGACAAAACTCACTGTACAAATGGCCCCACTGTTGGACACCAAGAGAAGATTGATCACATAAGTGTCTGTACAAGCAAGTTGCAACAAGGGCTGCAAGTCACATAAATAGTGATCAATTACATTGGGACCACAGAAAGGTAAACTCAAGGCCAGAAAAACCTGAGCTAAAGAATGCACACAGGACCccacccaggccacagccaccAACACGCCACAGACCCGCGGACTCATGATGGTCATGTAGTGCAGGGGCTTACAGATAGCCATATAGCGGTCAAGGGCCATGAGGATCAGGATGAAGATCTCCAGGCAGCCaaagaaatggaatgaaaagaCTTGTATTATGCACTCATTGAAGGAGATAGTAGTATTCTTCAAAAGGGCGTCCACAATCATTCTAGGGGCTATGGAGGTAGAGAAGCAGGTATCAGATAAGGACaagtggaaaaggaagaaaaacattggACTATCAAGTGTCCGGCTGGTCTTGATAGTAGTAATAATCAGAAAGTTCCCCAGCAACGTCCCCAAATAGAAAAGCAAGAAAGTGGCAAACACTATTTTCTTCCTAACAGGATCCTGGGTCAATCCAAGTAGAATGAACTCAGTCACATTATTATTCAGCTGCATGATTTCATGAAAGAGGACAAGGGtgaatgtgaaatattttatctgcaaaaataataatgataaaggaaTTAATTCATGACATAATATGTGATTTTATgaaatatctcaagaaaaataaatattcctcATCATGGACATTGTAGCTGTGGTTTCTTATTATGTCATCTCAACTCTTTGATCCTGAATTTGTATGACTACTTTATAGGGTCCTTATGAGTCTCAAATAAGCTTGTGAATTTTGTACCTTCGTACAGTACCCTTCAAATACAACTCTCCAGCGGCAGCCTTTGGTGATCATTTTGTGAAAAAGGAAATTCTCTTTCCAGTTCTCTAAAGGTTCACTTTGCAgcttttcttatattattacaTACTATGCTGaaattcacttatatgtgtaattcCTTTAGCTTCCTTTTTGGAATAAGAATCTTTGGAAACTACATATTCTCAGGATTATATTCTCCATCATGCCAAACCCAATGTCTTGTGCCATGTAGGTGCTTAGAGTGTTTTTACATTGAACTTTCTCTATTACCTCTTAAAATATCATATCTGATTGTTTTAGTACTATTATAATTACAAAACACATATCATTAATCTAATGTGGCCTCCTTCTACCTATTATGTATAGTAAACAGATAAACACGCTCCCaacttataaataaattttttaaaaaacctgagaTCAACTTTAAATAAGTTAGTAAGTCAGCTCCACACCCTGGAGTAGAATAGCCCACACAGTCAAGTAAGACTTGGGGATTTGGACACCCAGAGAAAGGATTACCTTAAGCATTTGACGTTGTTTATATGAATCCTTGGCCTTGAAAGAATGCAAGGAGAGCTTGACACTGTTCCTATCTTCCCGACACTGATGTTCGTTTTAGTGCTTGTCTTTGTTGATGACCACATTCACTATTTCCAGAGGTACATTAACACCTTTCATCATTGGGTTCTGAAAGGAACTTGTAACAAAAATGGGTAACAATGATCCGGAGGCAACACCACACTAGCAAAATAGCACATCTTCTAATAACTTACCTGAACTTTCCAAGCAAGTTTAGCCAACTTTAGAATAACTAAGTATGTTGAAACTATGATAAAAAAGACCACGTGTTGGGTTGGAGATAATGAGGAAGAGCTTAAAGGAAATAAGTGGGAAAAGGTGGAGAATAGATGAGAGTGGAACACAGAGTGGTAAGTGGATCTTTTCATCCTAAAAGTCCGTTTTTATTGCGGAGACCACAGTGAGAATCAGTATTTTCCTTAAAGACTCTCTCTTAAACTACTCAACTCTCCCTGACTCAGTTCTACTGAACTTCTTTCTATCTTAGGGAGAACCCCTATActcattttatttctatgaaaaatttaGCATTCTCTGTGGGAAAATTAATAGATTGTACCAAAATTCTTTATCCCTCAGAATCCCAGAATAAGAATGACAAAGTCTCCCTCCAATGCATATGACGCATTACTTTTCACCTTCATTATAGTTTTTAACCTTCACATTGTCCTGGTTTCTCTAAACTTTCCATGAGAAGCAGTTGTTCAGCTTTTCAAACTAAATCCCAAATGCACATCAACTGCAAATATGTTCTTATGCTACTGTATTAGCAGCATGCGAAGCATAATAATTCCAGACTGTGATTTACAATCTTCCATTTAAAGGAGATGGAAGAGGTAGCATTCTCTAGCAACTATGTCAGGCCCTTACCTCTATTAACAGTTTCTCTAACTTCTAACTAGACATATTCTCCTCTAACTTGTAATACCCATAATGAGGATGTATCTTGCTCAGCTACTGAACATGAAAATCATTGTAAactgttctgcactctgccatcTCAAGAAACTTTAATAAACCTTAAGGCACggaattcatttttctctccccGCACAATGATGGCTTTTCACAGACCTAGTGCTTGTAAAACATTTGTTGGATTCAAAACGTTGTTTTATACCAAAACTTATTTTCATCCTACTTATTTACTACATTaacaataaactttttaaaacatttttttttcttttcctgtctcaGAGGAAGTAGGAGCAGTATAAGACATACGgtaatatattttcaaatcatgtTGGATTGTTCTGTAATAATACTCCCCTGACTATAAAGATATCAATCATCTGTCACTTACCTGTTAGAACACTTGAAATCAGTGTCAAGTATGTTCATCCCCTTTGGAAAGCAGGAAGAAGAAACAACAGTGTCTTAGGTGAAAGAGGAAGTAGAACGTCAAGAAACTACTCTGCTCCCATCGAGTGCCCTTAGCTGTCCCTCCATGCATTAGGAGACAAAAACTCTTCTTGTTATTATCATTTATTTGCACATATAATCCAGGGAAGAGAGTGTGGTGCCTGAAGCCAGAGGTTCCATTCTTACCCAATTTATCTGTatcatatttgaagaaaaaatttagAACACTAAAATAGACTGGTGTCctgtgagaggaagagagtttCTTTAAAGCAGAAAGACTTTCCCTTATGCATTTAATAGTATTAAAATATGTGACCTAGAAAGTTAGGTTTGAGGTATATGATTATGCCTCTATTAATAAgaagtatatttataataatgtttCCATCTATATCTACATACCTATGTTAATTAAAGGTGACTTTCAGAGGTTAGGAGAGCCACGAAAATAAAGGATCTTAGAGTATTACATGATATCATAAAGTTCTTCGTTCCCCAAAGTTTAGCCTGAGCTCAGAAGCCTAGCCAAGTAAAATAAGATCTTCTGTTTGGAAAATGATCATGAGATGTATCATCTTTACTCTCTTATTGATTTGTTACCCCCTTATATATAGATGAACTTCCAGAATCTTGAGCCCCAAGTGGATCTGGTATCTTCCAATGGCAGACCTTGTCTGCAGGTACTTTTGCCTATAAGAAATTACTTAGAAGTGAAGAACTAAAAAAAGATGGCCTAATTAAAGAAAGATTTACCTTAACCCTATATTGTAATTTAATAACCCAATACGAacgtgtggggggaggggagatgaatAGGTGAGCACAGAGGAttcttagggcagtgaaactactctgtatgacaCTATAATGATGGATGCGTGTCATTATATACTAGtttttgtccaaacccatagaatgtatagCACCAAGAGAGACCtctaaggtaaactatggacttggATGATTATGAGGTGCCAATGTGGGTTCACTGAGGGTAACTAATGTACCACTCTGGTAGAGGACATTGATGATGGGGGGAGGCTATTCAGATGTGGGGAGGGGGCCCACAGGGTATATGGAAAATCTCTGTACCTCCTGATCAATTTTGCTGCTCAAcataaaaatgctctaaaatataaagtcttccatttaaaaaacacaatatgATTCATTAGCTAATGTGTAGATTTTTACACACATATGCTAAATATTTCTCTAAGGTGTAATTTTGGGGGGTCATAAGCTATATTGAGGTGACGACAATGATGTATTCTTTAGGTCAGCCTTAGTTACAGATGCCTTGGACTCCAGCCCTGCCTTTGGCTCATGAAGCAGGGAAGGGAAAAGTGTATTCCCTGATGTACATGGGAAACTGTGGTCAGCATCACCTTCCAACATGGTCTCTTGGTCTCCAAGGCTGATGCAATGCTTTAATTATGTAGAATGCTTGGTGCCAAAACCACTTCCACACTAACAGGTACTTTTGTCTATCCATTCCCCAGTGATAACTTCTAGCAGCCAATGGTTCTTGGTCAGAAGCTTTGGCAATAAATCTTACCATTAAGCTACTGAAAATGGCTCCTACTAGCAGACACAATTCCCCAACATAGTGAGAGAATTCTCTGAAGACATTACATCAGCCACCTTGAATGGCATCTTTGTCTCCAGTACCCTGTCCATCGCAAACTGTGGCTGAgacctctttccttttctctccatccATGAGTGCATGCCAACACTCTGCCCGCACACAGAGCATCTTCCTAAGATCACGCTCCTCGCCCTTCCACATTCTGAGCATGAGCACAGCACCAGCTTCACATTCAAAACCTGTGGGTCCCTTTGAAGTTTCCATTGCTTGTATACATGGCACATAAGAGTACCTTGTCAATGTGTGGACAGTTGTTTTTCAAATTTGAGTATCTTGCAGAggcttttaataaaaatgctgTGAAGGTCACCTTTGACCTTGGTGTTCATCCGAAATTATATATCAGCCTAAACTTCAGCATTTAAAAGGCTGAAGAGCCCAATGCCTACATTAGTGTCATTTCTGACATATCTGCCTATCAGGGATATGATGGCATAGGTTACAGTCATATCCCATCTGCAATTCCACAGTCCATGTATCCTGttctaaaatgaataaaggatGATTAGGATGGTTAGTGATAAAGGACCACATGTGCTAGAGGACTATTTCCatcttttgttttatctttaaaatcccaataccttcttctctttcctcattctcAACCAGTCTCTTTCTAATTCACAAAGACACCTTGAAGCAATCAGAAAAGAATTTCTACAAACTTGCATCGCATCCTTTGCCCACCCTCCAGCATTTGTGGCCTCATATTCAGACTCCCTGCCTGTTGTGGTAGAATCTTGATCCCTATAAGCTAGCTGTTCTGCAACCTAAAAACAACACTCCTCTTGGAAAAGTTGCTGTGGAGAGAATTCTCTGCAGAGGAGAGATTATTTGACTTGAGCACCACCTCATTGGAAGATCAActactttttccatttatttttccccttcatattaaaatatgttagaagaatttcatattttctcttatttattctactagaggcctggtgcacaaatttgtgcacatgtagggtccctcatcctggcctgcgggatcaggcaaaactggctctctgacatcccccaaggagtcctggattgtgagaggttgcaggctaggctgagggaccctactggtgcacaattgggggaggaggagatgcgggaggttggccagctggggagggattgcaggagggctccagagcatgtctagCCTGTCTCAAtcagccagaccctagcagcaaactaacctaccagttagagcatctaccccctggtggtcagtgcatatcacagCGACTggctgaccagtcgactgtctgccccccccccccctggtggtcagtgcacatcacagcaagtggttgagtggccttaggatatcattagcatattacactttgattgtttgaacagatgaccagacaatgggaaacttagcatattaggcttttattacataggattatttttcaattatggtttgtattcaacattattttgtattagtttcatgttCACAGGCCAGCAGATAGGCATTCATATaggttacaaagtgttccctcctGTAGTTCAAGTACCCACTGTGGGTAGGTCCTAGCATCATAGGTAGTTACTACAATATTGATCCCCTGCCCATTCAAGATTCCTTTCCTCCCAGTCCATCTAAACCAATACCAGGCAGGTTTCTCCACCATTCCACCTTAACAAACTTCTTGTGAATATTGCAAATGGCCTCTACATTACTAAATCCAATGGCCAGTTCTCAGCCATCATCTTACATCCTAGATCAGTATTAGATTTATATACCATTCTTACTTTCTGGACATTCTTTATTCACTCAGCTTCCAACTTACCTTAGTCTCttggttttcttcctctttcacaGGTCACTCCTTATTCTCCTTTCTTGGTTCAGGTTCTCCTCTCTGACTTGTTAAGATTGTTCAGTATCAGTCCTAggttctcttcttttcctctgtCCATGCATATTGCCTCAGTAAATGCATCCAGTCACTTGACCTTAAATGGTAGGGAACTGCTGAAGAGCTACAAATGTATATCTGCATCCCAGACCATGCTCCCTAACTCCAGATTCATATAACTAACTGCCTGTCCAAATATCCACTTTGTTGTCTAATCAACATCTcaaattcagaatatataaaaaactgaACACCCGATTACAACCCCTCAACCTTCACACAACCATGACCACCATGCTCCTTTCTCAGTTCATGGCAATTCCATCCTGTCCATTTCTGAGGCCAAAAATCCTTTTAAGTCGctctttacttcttccttcaCACAATCTGACACTAAATTCTGCTGGTTCTCCCTTGAAAAATACATCCAGAAGCCAGCACTCCTTGCTATTTTTACCAACACCAAATAGTTTTTACCTAGATCATTGAAATTCACCTATAACATTCAGCAAAATGTTCCTCTGTGAAAATGCAATGTAAATACTTGTCAGAGAAACATGTATAGATCCTCTAAGTGGGATATTTTATACTAAATTCTTACTATACCATTCTTTTTCCCAAAAGCTCTGCAtgtctcccacctcccttccaacTCTGTTGAAGGTTTGTTAATGCTAAAGTGGGACACTGCTGGGTGACTGCAGTTCTAAGAACTGCTTTGTTTGTCAGCTTTTTGAGTTATTATGCTTGCTTCCAGGAATTTCAATTCCTGCAGAATATTATAAGCAATACTCAAactatttaaaatgacaaaagctGAGTTATTGCTGAAAATGAGAAGTAGCAGAaattagaatcctatataataaaaggctaatatgtaaatagtccgaacagcggaacaaccggaacaaccgaacaaccgaacaactggtcactatgacgtgtgctgaccactagggggcatgcgtggaacatggcgggtgttggccacggcaggatgg contains:
- the LOC103290810 gene encoding olfactory receptor 4C16, encoding MQLNNNVTEFILLGLTQDPVRKKIVFATFLLFYLGTLLGNFLIITTIKTSRTLDSPMFFFLFHLSLSDTCFSTSIAPRMIVDALLKNTTISFNECIIQVFSFHFFGCLEIFILILMALDRYMAICKPLHYMTIMSPRVCGVLVAVAWVGSCVHSLAQVFLALSLPFCGPNVIDHYLCDLQPLLQLACTDTYVINLLLVSNSGAICTVSFVMLMFSYVIILLSLRNHSAEGRRKALSTCVSHIIVVILFFGPCIFIYTRPATTYPVDKMIAVFYTLGTPLLNPLIYTLRNAEVKNAMRKFWSKKLVSDDK